The Bacteroidetes bacterium GWF2_43_63 genome segment CGTTTTTTCAATAATTCGCTTGATGATCTGATTGAAAACCATATCGATTGAAAACAAAACAATCGTGTATTTCTTGTTGTCGTTCATTTTTTTAAGGAATTGTAATAATCAGCCAGTATTTTTTCCAGCATCGGGCGGTAGAATTTCCAGAAGAAACTGCTGCGTTCAAGCATTTCGGAAGGATAAAACAGAAAATCGAAATTCTGAACAAATCTGAAACCTGATGAAGAAATTGAAATCGGATTATCTGAAAAATCGCCTGCTAAGTAGTAATAAGGATAGTCTTTGTTCATCAGTACAGCCGGAAAGCTTTCAGGAATTTCCCATTGCTTCAGAACAGAAGCTCCTTTCTCATTTGTCTCGATTTTGTATTCTGAAACCATCTCGTTTGATTCACCCGTTCTGCATATGTCAAACCAGAAAGGATATTTAATTTCTCCGGCTACATTGTAATATTCGGCATACACAGAACCGGTAACAATATGCGGAACTTCGTTGGTCAGATGTGTTTCATTTTCAAGAATGACAATTCTGTCGTCATTGCGAACAAATGCAATCCCTGCTTTCTTAAACGGCCAATGGCCATTGTTCTGATCTTTATAATTCCGTATCAGCCAAAGTGGGATTTCCTTATTATTTGTTGTATCCAGATTGTCGAAATAGCGGCCGACCCAGCCGGTCCAGGTGATATCAAACTCTTCTTCATAGTCTTTTCTGATCTCGGGAGAAGTCGGCGAAGCAAATGTATTGAACTCATTAATAATCAGCTTCTTTTTATTTTTCATAATTCTGAGAAACTCCAGCTCGTTTTGTGACATGCCACCGTAAATCAGCTCAGATCTTTCGCCCATGCGGCCCGGCTTCATATGAGGTTTTGCCTGCGGGTATTCATTCAACCATTCAATCCTGTAAATTCCATACAGATCCGTGTAAAAGACCATATCATTCGCATCGGCCAGTTGCACCAGATACTCTCTGCTTTTTTCTTCCAGATCGTTTATTGTGTAGCCGCCGTTTCCGTCGGGGAAAAAGCCTATGTAATCCTTTTCCGGTTCATAAAAGGTATCATCTGGTTTCATGTATTTGTTTTGACGAAGCACCCAAAAGAAAGACATGTGTTCCTGATATTTCCTGTTCAGTACGGTCTTATCCAGAATGACAACCTTTAATGTTTTCCGGGGAGAAAAGTACCATGACAGAAACATGAATGCAGGTATTGCAATCAGCAAAACCAGAAATGTCAGAATTATTATTCTTATGTGAACTTTTTTCATTGCGTAAAGATATTATCTGCCGCATGTGTTTTTTTTCATTTCATGATATTTTGTAGGGTGATAATTATCATGTTTTCCGTCATCTGGTTACATTTGGATGGGCGACTTGTTTTGTGTCAATGTGATAGAAGTCATTGTCCTGCTGAGCCCCGCCGCAGTTATGCTGAGTCCCGCTGTCATCCTGAGACATCCAGCAAAACGCGTTTTGCAACCAGAAATAAAAAATGACAATGGGGCAAACATAATATTCCATCGTCCAATGGCGACGAAGGAGGCAGAGGATATGGAATCGTTATGTTTGCGGCAAAACCGACGATTCCATATTCTGCGATTCTCTCCGAACGATGGAATATCGGTTTTGCTGATTTGTTTGACTTTTAGTGGTATAAGATAGTGTGTCATTAGCAGCGGAGTCGAAGGATCGACAGTCGAATTTACTCCGTCGAAATGTCGATAGCAGGATAAACTCCGGCCGGGAACTAAGCCCTTGTTTTTCGTTGATTTTTGGCACGACCTTGAATTCACTTGAAAAATTTCCTATTTTCGCATATCAATCCTTCCCGATGAAACAGATTATTTTTTTAGTTGCACTGATCTTTTCAATCACTGTATCTGCCCAGCAGAGCGCCAATGATTTCTACGATGCCGGCACCGCAAAGCTAAACGCAAAAGATTACGCCGGTGCAATTCCTATGTTCACAAAATGCATTGAAATTAGCCCTTATTACTACGAGGCATATGTCGATCGCGGACGCTGTCAGTTTGCGCTTGGGAAGAAGGATCTGGCGCTGGCCGATTACAATCTGGCGCTGACAAAAAAGAAGGATTTCTACTTTGCATTTTACTACAGAGCGCTCTGGTACAAGGATGCAAAGCAAATGAAAGAAGCGCTGGCCGATATAACTCAGGCAGTGAACATTCGTCCGAAAGCAGCGGACCCCTACATCCTGCGCGCAGCCTGGTATGCAGAGCAGAACAACAACGATGCAGCACTCGCCGATTACAACAAAATTCTTGAAATCCGGCCCGATGACCCGGCTACATTGGTGTCGCGCGGAAAAATTTATTTCAATAAAGATATGCAGGAGCAGGCCTTTAATGATTTCTCGAAAGTAATTGACAAGAATAAAACATTTGGCGAAGCCTACTACTGGCGAGGTATTTTGCTGGAAAAACTGGAACGGTATCCGGTCGCCATTGAAGATTATACAGCAGCCATTGCAACTAAATTTTCGAATGAAGACATTTATCGACGCCGCTATAAATTGTGCATGGATGCTAAGCAATTTGAGACCGCAATTTCAGATCTCACGATTTTATTGACAACTTTTGCACCGAAAGATGCCTTGTTGTGGAACGCGCGTGGTCTCTGTTATGCGGCCACCAATCAGCACGAGCTTGCGATTGCAGATTACAACAAAGCGGTTCTGAACAACAGAGATTTCGAAGATGCTTATATCAACCGCGCCGACAGTAAAGTGGCAACAAATAAAGAAGCTTCGGCGCTCACTGATTACAATAAAATAATTCTCATCAACCCGAAAAACGGCTATGCATGGGAAGGCCGCGGCATCTATTATTTTAAAAAGAAAAATTACACAGCTGCGCTCGAAGACCTTGACAAAGCGGTAAAATTCAGTCCTGAATCTGGCAGAGCCTATTTTTATCGCGGTGTTTTGAAAGATCAGGCAGGAGATAAAAAAGGAACCTGCGAAGATTTGCAAAAAGCAGTTGACCTGAAATACGAAGGTGCTGCAGAAGCAAAGAAGCGCGCCTGCGGCGATGATAAGGGATCGTTTTAATGTGCTAGTTTGCTGATTTGCTAATGTGCTGATTTGCTAATGTGCTGATATATTGATGTGCTAATTTGAAAATGTCAGTTGCTTAATTTTGTCTTTATACTTTTATCTTTTATCTTGCGAAGATATGCGACTTCGTCGATGTGTTGCTTAGCCTATTTAAGAATATGAATAAGGTTTTACAATTCGAAATCTCTAAACACTTTTTGAAATATACCATTCAAGAAGTGCGGCTGTTTGTTTGTGGGGCTATCTAATGTTTATTCACGCATTTACATTTTTTGTGATAATTATAAAATTTCTTCAATAATTGTTTTGGCATTTGAATATTATTACTTTGCAATCCAAATTTGATTTTCTCTTTATTGATTTTTGATGAAAAAGCAAAAAAATTGGAATTGATATCACCATCATGTTCTATCAATAAATCATAAATTAAAGTTTTAGAATTGCAATCAAAGTCAAATTGATTAATGGCTATTTCTTTAATTTTTTGATTTGATGATGTTTTAAAATAGATTTTCATGTTTTTTATGTCATAAACAATTGACCATTCTGCACTTAATGCAACACTATCAAGAATTTCAAACGAATAATCAATTATTGAGCTGTTATTTTCAATGCCATAATTATTTATCATACGTGCTGCGGTTGTGAATCTGCAATCAATATTTCTTCGGTATTTCGATAATGACGTGTTATATGAATCATTTTCCAAAACAGTAGTCGGCAAATTGCCGCTTTTATAAACGATCATTGAATTATTTTGAAATTCGATGACTGCTGAATTTCCTGAACCATCACAAATCAGAAAATGCAATTCTTCTTCGATGGAACTTATTCTTAAGAATTTATTACTATTTATTACATCATCAATCGTTTCAGAATTATCTAATTGATATTGAATCCATTGAAATTCATTTATAGCGTTTCTATTATCAAAGTTTTCATATTCTGCACTTGCAAGCATTATTTCAATGACTAAACCTTTTTCATTAATTCCACCAAAAGGAAATTCTTTGCCAAATTGATTAAATGTAATACTTCCATATTTTGAAGTCCATTCAATCGGGGTTTCAGGTGGAAAAACCAATGACGTTTTTTTTATATTTCGTTTATTTACGACAATAATTCCGTTTTCTGAAAACCAATCCAGATTTCGCCCAAAAACCAGTTCATTTGCCGTTTTTATTATAAATGTTGTGCATGTAAATCCACTTAATGAATTTATTATTAGCAAAACTAGAATAATTATTTTTTTAATCATGAATCATTTTTTTACATATAACGTCTTAGCATTGTATCCATCATTTTGTAACAAAAATACAGCTTTTTATAAAATCATTATAAGGAAACTCTTTTTTTACCGCTGACTATTCTCACTGATCATCAACTCAACACTTGCCAAAAGCTAACAACTAGTTTGGAATTATTTTGTAACGATTGTAACGTATGTAACGCGTAACGAAAGATCAAACTCACGACTGATCACTTTTAAAATCCGTTCAGCGTCATAGTCACTGTCGGAATCAGCAGCAGAAAGCCGAGAATAATAAGCATTAAAATGAATTTCCAGGCCCATTTAAACCAGCGTTCATACGGAATTTTTGCCATGCTGAGAACGCCAAGCAAAACGCCAGACACAGGTGTAATCATATTTGTAATGCCGTCGCCGAGCTGAAATGCAATTACAGAGGCCTGACGTGAAATTCCGATAAGATCGGAAAATGGCGCCATCAGCGGCATAGTGAGCGCAGCCTTGGCCGAGCCCGATGGCATAATGAGATTTATAGCGGTTTGAACTACATACATGCCACTGACCGCAGAATATTTATTGTGCGAAAACAGCGAGGAGAGCGAGTTTAGAAGCGTATCAACAATGCCTCCTTCCTGCAGAATAATAATAATGCCGCCTGCAAGACCAACAATCAGTGCAGCAGAGAAAATATCTTTGGCACCATCGAGAAAATGTTTGGTGAATTCATTGGGTCGGTAATTAGCCGCAATGCCGCCCATGAGGCCCATTCCAAAGAACAGCGCGGCAATTTCGCGAATGTACCAGTGAAAACCAAGTACGCCGATAACGAGCGAAATTATTGTAAAAAGCATAATGTGCAAAATATACAACTGCACGCTTTTGCGCAACAGAAGCCATATTCCGGGAATAACAAACAGAAATGTAAGGACTGGCAACGCCGGAATTGTTACAGCAAAGGATCCAACCGTGATATCTGTATAAGGATATTCCGTCCAGAAAGCAATCAGCGACAACAGAATAATTCCAAAGGAAACCCATGCTGAAATACCCGCCTTTGTTTCAATCGGATGTTCATTGCTAGTTGCCTGATCGCGCCAGTACTGATCGGTTTCGTACACAACAGAGCGTTGCGGATTTTTATATACTTTGTTGGCATAAATCAGGATGTAGGTAATTCCGAAAATATTCAAAACAACCCACATAAAAAGTCTGTATTCAAGACCGCTGAACAGCGGAATCTGTGCAATGCCCTGTGCAATTCCGATGGTGAAGGGATTGAACATGGCACCTGCAAAACCCAGTGCTGCTCCCACAAAACACATACTTACGCCAACAATACTGTCGTAGCCCATTTTGATGGCAAGTGGAACAAATATTATTACGAATGCGATTGTTTCTTCACTCATTCCGAATACAGCACCGAATATTGAAAACATGAGCATAATGAGTGTGATGAGAATATTCCGGATGCCGATTTTTCGGAACAGTTTGTATTTTTCAAGTCGTTCAGCACGACTCAGAAATTTGATGATACCAATGTCGAGCGCTTTTGAAGAATTAAT includes the following:
- a CDS encoding short-chain fatty acid transporter, with the protein product MSDQLKKKRQIPSTYVIVFTIILIAAAATWFVPGGAFEREKIMVNGVERDVVVQGSYHETETNPQSWEILSSIYDGFVDKADIIVFILVIGASFWIINSSKALDIGIIKFLSRAERLEKYKLFRKIGIRNILITLIMLMFSIFGAVFGMSEETIAFVIIFVPLAIKMGYDSIVGVSMCFVGAALGFAGAMFNPFTIGIAQGIAQIPLFSGLEYRLFMWVVLNIFGITYILIYANKVYKNPQRSVVYETDQYWRDQATSNEHPIETKAGISAWVSFGIILLSLIAFWTEYPYTDITVGSFAVTIPALPVLTFLFVIPGIWLLLRKSVQLYILHIMLFTIISLVIGVLGFHWYIREIAALFFGMGLMGGIAANYRPNEFTKHFLDGAKDIFSAALIVGLAGGIIIILQEGGIVDTLLNSLSSLFSHNKYSAVSGMYVVQTAINLIMPSGSAKAALTMPLMAPFSDLIGISRQASVIAFQLGDGITNMITPVSGVLLGVLSMAKIPYERWFKWAWKFILMLIILGFLLLIPTVTMTLNGF